From Salinirubrum litoreum, one genomic window encodes:
- the glmU gene encoding bifunctional sugar-1-phosphate nucleotidylyltransferase/acetyltransferase → MQAVVLSAGTGTRMRPLTDTIPKPMLPVAGRPICGHVARDAVAAGADELVFVVGYEAQTVRDYFGGEYEGVPVSYVEQEQRRGTADALRVARAELDGDFAVLNGDNLYDADSLRRLFQSGPAVGATRVAEPSNYGVLDVEDGVVTGIVEKPEHPPSSLVNAGAYVFPEEAVDWLDVAESDRGEFEITDVLARVIRERAVTPVEFDHWLDVGRPWELLEANEWKLAEQETRIDGEVAEGATLAEGVVVEAGATVHSGVTIAGPARICAGAEVGPNAYLRGAVYVGPGATVGHAVEVKNSVVMADAAVPHLSYVGDSLLAPDVNLGAGTKVANLRHDDADVELTVKGERVSTGRRKFGAVFGPGAKTGINTSVNAGVTFSAGATSTPGETVLRDR, encoded by the coding sequence ATGCAAGCAGTCGTCCTGTCAGCCGGGACCGGCACCCGGATGCGGCCGCTGACCGACACGATTCCGAAACCGATGCTCCCCGTGGCCGGGCGACCGATCTGCGGTCACGTCGCCCGCGACGCGGTGGCGGCCGGCGCGGACGAACTCGTCTTCGTCGTCGGCTACGAGGCACAGACGGTCCGCGACTACTTCGGCGGGGAGTACGAGGGCGTGCCGGTCAGCTACGTCGAACAGGAGCAGCGCCGAGGCACCGCCGACGCACTCCGGGTCGCCCGCGCGGAACTCGACGGCGACTTCGCGGTGTTGAACGGCGACAACCTCTACGACGCCGACTCCCTGCGTCGACTGTTCCAGTCTGGTCCCGCGGTGGGCGCGACCCGTGTCGCCGAACCGAGCAACTACGGCGTCCTCGACGTAGAAGACGGCGTGGTGACGGGCATCGTCGAGAAACCCGAGCACCCCCCTTCCTCGCTGGTCAACGCCGGCGCGTACGTCTTTCCCGAGGAAGCTGTCGACTGGCTCGACGTGGCAGAGAGCGACCGAGGCGAGTTCGAGATCACGGACGTCCTCGCGCGGGTGATCCGGGAACGCGCCGTGACACCAGTCGAGTTCGACCACTGGCTGGACGTGGGTCGCCCGTGGGAGTTGTTGGAGGCAAACGAGTGGAAGCTGGCAGAACAGGAGACACGGATCGACGGCGAGGTCGCGGAGGGTGCGACCCTCGCCGAGGGTGTCGTCGTCGAGGCGGGCGCGACGGTCCACTCGGGCGTCACCATCGCGGGACCGGCACGCATCTGTGCCGGAGCCGAGGTCGGCCCGAACGCCTACCTCCGGGGGGCGGTGTACGTCGGCCCCGGCGCGACGGTCGGTCACGCGGTCGAGGTGAAGAACAGCGTCGTCATGGCCGACGCCGCAGTGCCGCACCTCTCGTACGTCGGCGACAGTCTGCTCGCCCCCGACGTGAACCTCGGGGCGGGGACGAAAGTCGCGAACCTCCGGCACGACGACGCCGACGTGGAACTGACGGTGAAAGGCGAGCGCGTCTCGACCGGTCGCCGGAAGTTCGGTGCCGTGTTCGGGCCCGGCGCGAAGACCGGGATCAACACGAGCGTCAACGCTGGCGTCACCTTCTCGGCCGGCGCGACGAGCACGCCCGGCGAGACGGTGCTTCGGGACCGGTGA
- the glmM gene encoding phosphoglucosamine mutase gives MFGTSGIRGPVGDIVTSDLALRLGRGLGSTNAETVVVGRDTRATGEFLEDALAAGLRESGVDVIRVGVASTPTIARNVGWLGADAGVSITASHNPPADNGLKFWGADGRAFDTERRRSLIQGVNACAFSLVPWDEAGSQRTDTEAEERHVEALLDAVGVPNPEDLSVVVDVGHGAGGVTVEALTRLGCHVTTLNAQEDGRFPGRESEPTAETCTALQATVAGTDADLGIAHDGDADRMMAVAEDGTFLSGDALLALFAGEAVSPGKRIAVPLNTSLLVDEVVARHGGSVERTRVGDVYIAETATDPDVVFGGEPSGAWIWPDETLCPDGPLAAVKLVELVATRGRLSELTADFGGYTLRREKVETDHKESTMERVQARVTAEFDDVQTMDGVRVAVDDGWFLIRASGTQPLIRITAEAPTADRADELLARAGDILTGEALEA, from the coding sequence ATGTTCGGAACCAGCGGTATCCGGGGTCCCGTCGGTGACATCGTCACCTCCGATCTAGCCCTCCGACTCGGTCGCGGACTCGGCAGTACCAACGCAGAGACGGTCGTCGTCGGCCGTGACACACGCGCCACCGGCGAGTTCCTCGAAGACGCCCTCGCCGCCGGGCTTCGGGAGTCCGGCGTCGACGTGATCCGCGTCGGCGTCGCCTCGACGCCGACGATCGCCCGCAACGTCGGGTGGCTCGGCGCGGACGCCGGGGTCTCGATCACCGCCTCGCACAACCCGCCCGCCGACAACGGTCTGAAGTTCTGGGGTGCCGACGGCCGCGCGTTCGATACCGAGCGCCGCCGTTCGCTGATCCAGGGCGTCAACGCCTGTGCCTTCTCGCTGGTCCCGTGGGACGAGGCCGGCTCTCAGCGGACCGACACCGAGGCCGAAGAACGCCACGTGGAGGCCCTCCTGGACGCCGTGGGCGTACCGAACCCGGAAGACCTCTCGGTCGTCGTCGACGTGGGTCACGGGGCCGGCGGCGTCACGGTCGAGGCTCTCACTCGACTCGGCTGTCACGTCACGACGCTGAACGCACAGGAGGACGGCCGGTTCCCCGGCCGAGAGAGCGAACCGACCGCCGAGACCTGTACCGCGCTGCAAGCGACAGTCGCCGGGACCGACGCCGACCTCGGGATCGCCCACGACGGGGACGCCGACCGGATGATGGCGGTCGCCGAGGACGGCACCTTCCTCTCGGGTGACGCACTGCTCGCGCTGTTCGCTGGCGAGGCAGTCTCCCCCGGCAAACGCATCGCCGTGCCCCTGAACACGAGTCTGCTCGTGGACGAGGTCGTCGCGAGACACGGTGGGAGCGTCGAACGCACCCGCGTCGGCGACGTGTACATCGCGGAGACGGCGACCGACCCGGACGTGGTGTTCGGCGGCGAACCCAGCGGCGCGTGGATCTGGCCCGACGAGACGCTGTGTCCGGACGGCCCACTCGCGGCGGTCAAACTCGTCGAACTCGTCGCCACACGCGGTCGTCTCTCCGAGTTGACGGCCGACTTCGGTGGCTACACGCTCCGCCGGGAGAAGGTCGAGACCGACCACAAGGAGTCCACGATGGAGCGTGTCCAGGCGCGGGTCACCGCCGAGTTCGACGACGTGCAGACGATGGACGGCGTCCGGGTCGCGGTAGACGACGGCTGGTTCCTGATCCGGGCGAGTGGGACGCAACCGCTGATCCGGATCACGGCCGAAGCCCCGACCGCCGACCGTGCCGACGAACTGCTCGCTCGTGCGGGTGACATCCTCACGGGTGAGGCGCTCGAAGCGTGA
- a CDS encoding sulfatase-like hydrolase/transferase, giving the protein MSRNVALIVLDTLRYDAFESEFGFLDGVTFTNCYSPSHWTIPAHASLFTGYSPSEVQAHAKSTALDTPNSTLAEALSAAGYRTRMWTTNVQLNINPGWRRGFDELRGPQNLDPAADDLFNWTEALADIDATGLRKYARAGLECLRSDAATVPSMFDMARRHVTERHTENDSPKVRRRLAETSFGDGNEFLYVNLMEAHTPYWSGQDFGLDEPVDVVVSQSFLPETIDRDRIVDAYGEVVQYLASEYERLFTSLTEQFDCVITVADHGEMLGEGGWWNHGYGLFPELVHVPCHVWYDGVSDRTVDRPVSLLDVPATVAEFTDIQPLGRGYDLLGEDAPNDRAVVTEYHGVLPWLFDQAESYGVDTTEYERRDTPLFGIADADGYRFQRHGRTDELTDTDRDRLDEKVDIRSIDLEHKQTDVSDDAISRLEHLGYA; this is encoded by the coding sequence CGTTGATCGTTCTCGACACGCTCCGGTACGATGCCTTCGAGTCGGAGTTCGGCTTTCTTGACGGGGTGACCTTCACCAACTGTTATTCGCCGTCTCACTGGACGATCCCAGCTCACGCATCCCTGTTCACCGGGTACTCCCCATCCGAGGTGCAGGCCCACGCAAAATCGACGGCACTCGATACTCCCAACTCGACGCTAGCCGAAGCACTCTCGGCGGCGGGGTACCGAACACGAATGTGGACCACCAATGTCCAACTGAACATCAATCCTGGGTGGAGGCGTGGGTTCGACGAGCTTCGTGGGCCACAGAACCTCGACCCTGCCGCAGACGATCTGTTCAACTGGACCGAGGCACTCGCCGATATCGACGCCACTGGACTCCGGAAGTACGCTCGGGCGGGACTTGAGTGCCTCCGGAGTGACGCCGCAACGGTCCCTTCGATGTTCGACATGGCTCGACGACACGTAACTGAACGACACACCGAGAACGACTCGCCCAAGGTACGTCGTCGGCTGGCAGAGACTTCTTTCGGTGACGGGAACGAGTTCCTCTACGTAAACTTGATGGAAGCACACACCCCTTACTGGTCGGGGCAGGACTTCGGCCTGGACGAACCGGTCGACGTGGTCGTTTCACAGTCGTTCCTCCCGGAGACGATCGACAGAGACCGTATCGTCGACGCGTACGGGGAGGTCGTTCAGTATCTCGCCAGTGAGTACGAACGACTGTTCACGTCGCTCACCGAGCAGTTCGACTGTGTGATCACGGTCGCGGACCACGGTGAGATGTTGGGTGAGGGTGGCTGGTGGAACCACGGCTACGGTCTCTTTCCGGAACTCGTCCACGTCCCATGCCACGTCTGGTATGACGGGGTCTCCGACAGAACCGTCGACCGACCTGTCTCGCTGCTGGACGTCCCCGCGACCGTGGCCGAGTTCACGGACATCCAACCGCTCGGCCGTGGTTACGACCTCCTCGGAGAGGACGCACCGAACGACCGTGCGGTCGTGACCGAATATCACGGTGTCCTGCCGTGGCTCTTCGACCAGGCGGAGAGCTACGGGGTGGATACGACGGAGTACGAACGACGGGACACGCCGCTTTTCGGGATCGCGGACGCAGACGGTTACCGGTTCCAGCGACACGGTCGAACGGATGAACTCACCGACACGGACCGCGACAGACTCGACGAGAAAGTGGACATTCGATCGATCGACTTGGAACACAAGCAGACGGACGTCAGTGACGATGCGATTAGTCGGTTGGAACACCTGGGCTACGCCTGA
- a CDS encoding HalOD1 output domain-containing protein — protein MSRGRALPSGREIEYDDRHGTYAVEWGDDEIDSIPYAIVELVAALEDRQPTEVVPLGEYVDTDALERLFEPSARNGHPVGTVKFEYAGYTVTVHDGRITASPISTIE, from the coding sequence ATGAGCCGAGGGCGGGCACTACCATCCGGGCGAGAGATCGAATACGACGACCGTCACGGCACCTACGCCGTCGAGTGGGGCGACGACGAGATCGACTCGATCCCGTACGCCATCGTCGAGTTGGTCGCCGCACTCGAAGACAGACAGCCGACCGAGGTCGTGCCGCTGGGAGAGTACGTCGACACCGACGCGCTCGAACGACTGTTCGAACCGAGCGCGCGGAACGGCCACCCCGTCGGGACGGTCAAGTTCGAGTACGCGGGCTACACCGTCACGGTCCACGACGGGCGGATCACCGCCTCACCGATCTCGACGATAGAGTAA